A portion of the Parasedimentitalea marina genome contains these proteins:
- a CDS encoding methylenetetrahydrofolate reductase, which yields MALLNFKKRDAGGAQPVNPQVEAFLQGYSIEVMPRTAAKVDDFRDLLPAGTRVYVAHIEGTPIEEMVATAKRLNDQGFPVMPHFPARIIQDKATLADWLDRYQSEADIKQALLLAGGVKTPFGEFESSMQLLETGLFDKAGFTTLHVAGHPEGNKDIDPDGSDKNVSEALMWKQKFYERTDAKMALATQFAFEADPIIEWADAIKAAGVDIPIHIGIAGPAKLQTLIKFAIACGVGPSLKVLQKRAMDVTKLLLPYEPTDVLTKLAAHKAENPDFNITNVHFFPLGGIKTNANWAINNGGASAKPVNS from the coding sequence ATGGCTTTGTTGAACTTTAAAAAACGTGATGCCGGTGGTGCACAACCCGTCAATCCTCAAGTTGAGGCCTTCTTGCAGGGGTATTCAATCGAAGTTATGCCGCGTACGGCCGCCAAGGTTGATGACTTCCGCGATCTGCTGCCCGCAGGGACCCGAGTCTACGTCGCTCATATCGAAGGTACCCCAATCGAGGAAATGGTTGCGACCGCCAAGCGGTTGAATGATCAGGGATTTCCAGTCATGCCGCACTTTCCGGCGCGGATTATCCAAGACAAGGCAACACTGGCAGACTGGCTGGACCGTTACCAAAGTGAAGCGGATATCAAGCAGGCCCTGCTGTTGGCTGGCGGTGTGAAGACACCTTTTGGTGAGTTTGAGAGCTCGATGCAACTGTTGGAGACAGGTCTGTTCGACAAAGCTGGGTTTACCACTTTACACGTGGCCGGGCACCCAGAAGGAAACAAGGACATTGATCCTGACGGATCTGATAAGAACGTCTCTGAAGCGCTTATGTGGAAACAAAAATTCTACGAGCGCACGGATGCAAAAATGGCATTAGCGACACAGTTTGCTTTCGAAGCTGATCCTATAATCGAATGGGCTGACGCAATTAAAGCTGCTGGAGTTGATATTCCGATCCACATCGGTATCGCCGGTCCGGCCAAACTGCAGACGCTGATTAAATTCGCGATTGCCTGTGGGGTAGGTCCGTCGCTCAAGGTGCTACAGAAACGCGCGATGGATGTTACTAAGCTGTTATTGCCATACGAGCCGACTGACGTGCTAACCAAATTGGCGGCGCACAAAGCAGAAAACCCGGACTTTAACATCACAAATGTGCATTTTTTCCCTCTAGGCGGTATTAAAACCAATGCCAACTGGGCAATCAATAATGGCGGTGCTTCGGCAAAGCCGGTCAACTCCTAA
- a CDS encoding RlmE family RNA methyltransferase gives MAKTPTGKNTSGRGQRDLKVKVKTARGRTLSSSRWLQRQLNDPYVKRAQTEGYRGRAAYKIMEVDDKYRFLVPGARVVDLGCAPGGWCQVAVKRINALGEKKGKAIGTILGVDLQEMESLAGAELHQLDFMDDGADIQVKEWLGGKADVVMSDMAAASCGHKQTDHLRIISLCEAAAYFSFDVLEEGGTFVAKVLAGGAEGELQKILKQKFTKVMNMKPPASRSDSSEKFVVAMGFRG, from the coding sequence ATGGCTAAAACACCAACTGGCAAGAATACCTCGGGGCGCGGACAACGTGACCTGAAGGTTAAGGTAAAGACAGCTCGCGGGCGCACTCTAAGTTCAAGTCGCTGGCTGCAACGTCAGTTGAATGACCCATATGTAAAACGTGCGCAAACCGAAGGTTACCGGGGAAGAGCAGCGTATAAGATCATGGAAGTCGACGATAAATATCGTTTCCTGGTTCCCGGAGCCCGGGTTGTTGATCTGGGCTGTGCTCCCGGTGGTTGGTGCCAAGTTGCAGTGAAACGGATCAATGCTCTGGGTGAAAAAAAGGGCAAAGCAATTGGCACTATCCTAGGCGTCGACCTGCAGGAAATGGAAAGCTTGGCCGGAGCTGAATTGCATCAACTTGATTTTATGGATGATGGCGCCGACATTCAGGTCAAAGAATGGCTGGGGGGCAAAGCGGATGTTGTGATGTCGGATATGGCTGCGGCAAGTTGCGGTCATAAACAGACTGACCACCTTCGGATTATCTCGCTATGTGAAGCTGCTGCCTACTTTTCGTTTGATGTGCTCGAAGAAGGTGGAACATTTGTCGCCAAGGTGCTGGCTGGCGGCGCTGAGGGTGAATTGCAAAAAATTCTAAAACAGAAATTTACCAAAGTAATGAATATGAAACCCCCCGCCTCGCGCTCGGATAGCTCGGAGAAGTTTGTGGTTGCGATGGGCTTTAGGGGATAA
- a CDS encoding acyl carrier protein: protein MSIQSKVFSIIAEQAILDPSDVTLYSTLDDLGIDSMGVVECIFAIEEEFDISIPFNANEPGNGDFDISNIASIISGIEVLISEK, encoded by the coding sequence ATGAGCATTCAAAGCAAGGTGTTTTCCATCATTGCCGAGCAGGCGATTCTGGACCCGTCCGATGTCACTCTCTATAGCACATTAGATGACCTTGGAATTGATAGCATGGGCGTTGTCGAGTGCATCTTTGCTATCGAGGAAGAGTTCGACATTTCAATACCGTTCAATGCTAACGAGCCTGGAAATGGTGACTTTGACATTTCAAATATTGCCTCGATAATATCGGGTATTGAAGTGCTTATTTCTGAAAAATAA
- a CDS encoding UDP-3-O-(3-hydroxymyristoyl)glucosamine N-acyltransferase: MFTIRQIAEALGADAQGDLDLQISSAAEPGDAGPQDLAMAMSPKYADTLGQGSAKAALLWPDANWQAMGLQAAIFSPRPRMAMAGVTATLDSGQGFGGGIHPSAIIDPSAEVAEGVSVGPLSIISAGSRIGKGSTIGPHCFVGTEAVIGPNAFLREMVSIGARATIGARFIAQPGARVGSDGFSFVTPEVSGVENVRKSLVDQGEAAAQTWLRIHSLGAVAIGDDVEVGANCTIDNGTIRNTVIGDGSKLDNQVHIGHNTRIGKDCLLCGQTGVSGSVDIGDNVVLAGQCGVNDNIFIGNGVVAGGGTKIISNVPAGRVVMGYPAVKMDTHTDIYKAQRRLPRIMRDIEALKKAVFK; the protein is encoded by the coding sequence ATGTTTACTATTCGCCAGATAGCTGAAGCACTGGGCGCAGACGCCCAAGGGGATTTGGATCTTCAGATCTCCAGCGCAGCCGAACCCGGTGACGCAGGTCCGCAGGATCTGGCGATGGCAATGTCGCCCAAATATGCGGATACTTTGGGTCAAGGCAGCGCAAAAGCTGCCTTGTTGTGGCCAGATGCCAATTGGCAGGCCATGGGCCTGCAGGCTGCAATCTTCTCACCACGCCCACGAATGGCCATGGCAGGTGTAACGGCAACGTTGGATTCGGGGCAAGGTTTCGGGGGGGGTATTCATCCCTCAGCAATCATTGATCCCTCTGCTGAAGTGGCAGAAGGTGTCAGTGTTGGCCCACTGTCGATTATCAGTGCGGGATCTCGTATTGGAAAAGGGTCCACAATCGGTCCGCATTGTTTTGTTGGTACTGAAGCCGTGATTGGTCCAAATGCGTTTCTACGCGAGATGGTCTCTATTGGTGCTCGCGCTACGATTGGTGCCCGTTTCATTGCCCAACCAGGGGCCCGTGTCGGTAGTGATGGGTTTTCGTTTGTAACACCTGAGGTTTCAGGAGTTGAAAATGTTCGTAAATCCCTTGTGGATCAAGGTGAAGCGGCGGCGCAAACCTGGTTGAGAATTCATTCTCTTGGGGCGGTCGCTATCGGTGACGACGTCGAAGTAGGCGCCAATTGCACTATCGACAATGGGACAATTCGCAACACAGTGATCGGTGACGGGAGCAAACTCGATAACCAGGTCCATATCGGCCACAATACGCGAATTGGTAAAGACTGCTTATTGTGTGGTCAAACTGGCGTCTCTGGGTCAGTAGACATTGGAGACAATGTTGTATTGGCTGGCCAATGTGGAGTGAACGACAATATTTTCATTGGCAATGGAGTGGTCGCTGGTGGTGGCACCAAAATAATATCCAATGTGCCTGCCGGTCGAGTGGTCATGGGATATCCAGCGGTGAAGATGGACACACACACGGACATATACAAAGCACAACGCCGTCTGCCGCGAATAATGCGAGATATTGAAGCGTTGAAAAAGGCTGTTTTCAAATAG
- a CDS encoding L,D-transpeptidase family protein: MMCIPHAILSPKLRAGVFALALGGLGLGMTSAPAQAQVTAFKQAIAEAASSDDGVAAFYRENDYQPIWTGSGDMDRARRSALLAALGNISVHGLPDRSVEVARLAEQMQNARTTRDLGLLEVQLSQAFVDYATDIQTGFLVPSQIDDGMVRENPETNSSDFLTGIRDGQPTAFMRSLAPKSSQYRALMKEKFRLEALVQQGGWGPTLPNRKLEPGQSGPDIVALRNRLISMGYMQRSATLTYDGAIEAAVQQFQAEHGLEADGVAGKGTIAEVNKSVSARLKSVIVAMERERWLPTERGERHVLVNQTDFTARIVDHGDVTFETRSVIGKNQGDRRSPEFSDVMEHMVINPSWYVPRSIVTKEYLPKLKANPNAASHIEITDSRGRRVNRSAVDFTQFTARSFPFAMRQPPSNRNALGLVKFMFPNKYNIYLHDTPAKNLFSREVRAYSHGCIRLQQPFEFAYALLARQSEDPKEFFHRVLNTGKETKVELEQNIPVHIIYRTAFVSSKGRTEFRRDVYGRDAKVWAALERAGVVLSSVQG, from the coding sequence ATGATGTGTATTCCCCATGCGATTTTGTCACCAAAACTAAGAGCAGGCGTTTTTGCTTTGGCACTTGGTGGTTTGGGATTGGGGATGACCTCTGCGCCAGCTCAAGCGCAAGTTACTGCTTTCAAACAAGCAATTGCCGAAGCAGCATCTTCAGATGACGGTGTAGCCGCATTCTATCGCGAAAATGACTATCAGCCGATCTGGACCGGATCAGGAGATATGGATCGTGCGCGCAGGTCTGCTTTACTCGCGGCGCTCGGCAATATTTCAGTCCACGGTTTGCCGGATCGATCTGTTGAGGTAGCGCGGCTAGCTGAGCAGATGCAGAATGCTCGAACCACACGTGATCTGGGCTTGCTCGAAGTCCAACTAAGTCAGGCATTTGTCGACTATGCGACTGATATTCAAACCGGTTTTTTGGTTCCTTCACAAATTGATGACGGGATGGTTCGGGAAAACCCAGAGACAAATAGTAGTGATTTCCTGACCGGAATACGCGACGGTCAGCCAACAGCGTTCATGCGATCTCTGGCGCCCAAATCATCGCAGTATCGGGCGTTGATGAAAGAGAAATTTCGCCTCGAAGCGCTAGTGCAGCAGGGCGGTTGGGGGCCGACACTGCCAAACCGCAAACTGGAACCCGGTCAAAGCGGCCCGGATATTGTTGCCTTACGTAACCGACTAATTTCCATGGGGTATATGCAGCGGAGCGCCACGCTTACCTATGACGGTGCGATTGAGGCTGCAGTCCAGCAATTTCAGGCTGAACATGGGCTGGAAGCTGATGGTGTGGCTGGCAAAGGCACCATTGCCGAAGTGAACAAATCGGTTTCAGCAAGACTGAAGTCGGTCATTGTGGCCATGGAACGTGAGCGTTGGCTGCCGACTGAGCGCGGCGAACGTCATGTATTGGTCAATCAGACTGATTTCACGGCTAGAATAGTTGATCATGGTGATGTCACGTTCGAAACGCGTTCAGTTATTGGAAAGAACCAGGGTGACCGTCGTTCACCTGAATTTTCAGACGTAATGGAACATATGGTTATCAATCCCAGTTGGTATGTTCCGCGGTCCATTGTGACCAAGGAATACTTGCCAAAATTGAAGGCGAATCCAAACGCCGCAAGCCATATTGAAATAACCGACAGCCGGGGACGTCGGGTCAACCGCAGTGCTGTGGACTTCACACAATTTACTGCAAGAAGCTTTCCGTTCGCTATGCGTCAACCGCCGAGTAATCGTAACGCATTGGGGCTGGTTAAATTCATGTTTCCCAATAAATACAACATTTACCTACATGACACGCCAGCCAAAAACCTGTTTTCGCGAGAGGTGCGGGCCTATTCACATGGTTGTATCCGATTGCAACAACCATTTGAATTTGCATATGCATTACTAGCGCGGCAGTCTGAAGATCCCAAAGAGTTTTTTCACCGAGTATTGAACACTGGCAAAGAGACTAAGGTTGAACTTGAACAAAATATCCCCGTGCACATCATTTATCGCACGGCGTTTGTGTCGTCCAAGGGCCGCACCGAATTTCGTCGGGATGTCTATGGACGTGACGCCAAAGTTTGGGCAGCTCTTGAACGGGCAGGGGTGGTGTTGAGCAGCGTTCAAGGGTAA
- a CDS encoding YcbK family protein: MVETRSSGMTRRGLLGAFAATTLGAAPTFSKAAGFLRGSGDIRRIRMYSGRTGERIDMIYWIDGKYIKDSVKEINHFMRDWRNDLVKEIDARTIDIMAASHNLLEVNEPYMMLSGYRSPQTNAMLRRRSRGVAKNSLHMRGQAADLRLASRSVSQMAKAAIACRAGGVGKYRGSNFVHMDCGQVRNWNG, translated from the coding sequence ATGGTAGAAACCAGATCTTCGGGGATGACCCGACGGGGCTTATTGGGTGCTTTCGCAGCAACCACACTTGGTGCAGCTCCAACATTTTCAAAAGCAGCGGGCTTTCTAAGAGGTTCGGGGGACATTCGACGCATTCGAATGTACTCGGGCCGGACCGGTGAGCGGATCGACATGATCTACTGGATTGATGGCAAGTACATCAAAGATTCTGTAAAAGAAATCAACCACTTCATGCGCGACTGGCGAAATGATCTTGTCAAAGAGATTGACGCGCGCACAATCGACATCATGGCGGCGTCACATAACCTGCTTGAAGTGAATGAACCCTATATGATGCTGTCGGGTTATCGCAGCCCTCAAACCAACGCCATGTTGCGGCGTCGTTCACGCGGTGTCGCTAAAAACTCTCTCCATATGCGCGGACAGGCCGCAGATCTGCGTTTAGCTTCACGGTCGGTCAGCCAGATGGCAAAAGCAGCCATTGCCTGCCGGGCCGGCGGCGTAGGTAAGTATCGTGGTTCCAATTTTGTCCATATGGATTGCGGACAGGTCCGCAACTGGAACGGCTAA
- a CDS encoding Ppx/GppA phosphatase family protein has translation MAPRRSNGTGAFPKAVETPVPARPNPDALYAALDLGTNSCRMLIAQPKGSGFHVVDSFSKSVQLGAGLERTGRLSRSSMARTIQALRICQQKLRRNRVTHMRLVATEACRRAKNSREFIRQVKRETGLTLEIIQPEEEARLAVISCAPLVSTQTEQLLVVDIGGGSTELVWIDISSVPRRDRPAAIMRLHNGFHTTDSVFPNAKVVDWISVPLGVATLRDQFNDVDDDAARFALMSWFFEENLSEFAPYKNAQDRAGFQIVGTSGTVTTVAASHLGLKRYDRTKVDGLRMTSDQIDRVIRGYLDLGPLGRRRDPRIGEDRQALIMSGSAILQALLRCWPTDRLSVADRGLREGLLYAQMSAAGVLDDSPF, from the coding sequence ATGGCGCCCAGGCGTTCCAATGGTACGGGCGCGTTCCCAAAAGCGGTAGAGACCCCCGTGCCAGCCCGACCTAACCCCGACGCATTATATGCTGCGTTGGATTTGGGTACAAATAGCTGCCGGATGCTGATTGCCCAACCCAAGGGCAGCGGCTTTCATGTGGTGGACAGTTTCTCCAAATCGGTGCAGCTTGGCGCCGGATTGGAACGGACCGGGCGGCTGTCGCGGTCATCGATGGCGCGCACCATTCAGGCGCTGAGAATCTGTCAGCAAAAATTGAGACGGAATCGCGTTACACATATGCGACTTGTGGCAACCGAGGCCTGTCGCAGAGCCAAAAACTCGCGCGAGTTTATTCGTCAGGTAAAACGTGAAACCGGTCTCACACTCGAGATCATTCAGCCGGAGGAAGAAGCGCGTTTGGCCGTGATTTCCTGTGCACCACTGGTGTCGACACAGACTGAGCAGCTCTTGGTCGTGGATATCGGTGGCGGATCAACAGAACTTGTGTGGATAGACATTTCTTCGGTTCCCCGGCGTGACCGACCAGCCGCTATCATGCGTTTGCACAATGGATTCCACACCACAGATAGTGTGTTTCCCAACGCCAAAGTTGTGGATTGGATCTCTGTCCCGCTAGGCGTTGCCACGCTTCGTGATCAGTTCAATGACGTTGACGACGACGCCGCAAGATTCGCCCTAATGAGTTGGTTTTTCGAAGAAAACCTGTCAGAATTCGCCCCATATAAAAACGCACAAGATCGTGCAGGGTTCCAGATTGTCGGGACATCAGGCACTGTGACAACAGTTGCAGCGTCTCATTTGGGCTTGAAGCGTTACGACCGGACCAAAGTGGACGGGTTGCGAATGACAAGCGACCAAATCGACCGGGTTATCCGCGGTTATCTCGACCTTGGGCCATTAGGGCGACGGCGTGATCCACGAATTGGCGAGGACCGTCAGGCCTTGATTATGTCTGGTTCCGCAATTTTGCAGGCCCTGCTTCGTTGCTGGCCAACCGACCGGCTATCTGTTGCCGACAGGGGGCTGCGTGAAGGTCTGCTTTATGCCCAAATGAGCGCGGCCGGCGTGTTGGACGATAGCCCGTTCTAA
- a CDS encoding virulence factor: protein MPEVTIVYWRDIPAQVIVGRGRRGAKHQLEERFEQAIDRAAMKVNAKDADAYLAEWRKSEPYTLDGDAAEIVAAEAARLETEFDQDRLKKLIQNDGWA, encoded by the coding sequence ATGCCTGAAGTCACTATCGTGTATTGGCGGGATATTCCGGCCCAGGTTATCGTCGGCCGAGGCCGTCGAGGGGCCAAGCATCAGCTTGAAGAGCGGTTTGAGCAAGCCATTGATCGCGCCGCCATGAAAGTGAATGCCAAAGATGCAGATGCATATCTGGCGGAATGGCGAAAAAGCGAACCCTATACGCTTGACGGGGACGCGGCTGAAATTGTGGCTGCTGAAGCCGCGCGCCTTGAGACTGAGTTTGATCAAGACCGGCTCAAAAAATTGATTCAGAACGACGGATGGGCCTAG
- a CDS encoding beta-ketoacyl-[acyl-carrier-protein] synthase family protein, whose product MKRVVITGAGTINALGHSVPTTLAAMREGRCGIGDLDFQDVDRLTIKIGGQVRGFETEGRFNRQQISLYDRFTQFTLTAAKEAIEQSGLEFVGELAAKSGVVLGTAGGGVSTWDDNYRSVYEDGKNRVHPFVVPKLMNNAAASHVSMQYNLKGPSFTVSTACASSNHAMAQAFQMVRTGMAPTMVTGGSESMLCFGGVKAWEGLRVMSKDACRPFSANRNGMVQGEGAGIFVFEDYDHAHARGAEILCEVIGFAMSSDAADIVMPSKQGAARAISGALTDARVNADEVGYINAHGTGTAANDKTECAAVADVFGPHADRLMMSSTKSMHGHLIGGTGAVELLACIMAIRDGVIAPTIGYQEPDPECALDVVPNEARDAEVDVVLSNAFAFGGLNAVLALRGV is encoded by the coding sequence ATGAAGCGCGTTGTCATCACTGGGGCTGGAACAATCAACGCATTGGGCCATTCGGTTCCGACGACACTGGCGGCAATGCGCGAAGGGCGATGCGGCATTGGTGATTTGGACTTTCAGGATGTCGATCGTCTGACGATCAAAATTGGCGGACAAGTCCGTGGTTTCGAAACCGAAGGACGTTTTAACCGACAACAGATTAGCCTGTATGACCGGTTTACTCAGTTTACCCTTACAGCAGCCAAAGAGGCGATCGAGCAATCGGGGCTCGAATTCGTCGGTGAATTGGCAGCTAAATCCGGTGTTGTATTGGGCACTGCCGGGGGCGGCGTTTCAACATGGGATGACAATTATCGTTCCGTCTATGAGGACGGCAAAAACCGGGTTCATCCGTTTGTTGTTCCAAAACTAATGAACAATGCTGCCGCAAGTCATGTTTCCATGCAGTATAATCTTAAGGGGCCCAGTTTTACCGTTTCGACGGCCTGTGCATCGTCCAATCATGCCATGGCTCAGGCCTTTCAAATGGTGAGAACCGGAATGGCGCCAACCATGGTGACGGGTGGTTCAGAATCGATGTTGTGTTTTGGCGGTGTGAAGGCCTGGGAAGGTTTGCGGGTGATGTCAAAAGACGCCTGTCGGCCATTTAGTGCGAACAGAAACGGTATGGTGCAGGGAGAAGGGGCTGGAATATTTGTTTTTGAAGATTACGATCACGCCCATGCTCGTGGTGCTGAGATATTATGTGAAGTGATCGGGTTTGCCATGTCATCAGATGCGGCAGATATTGTTATGCCCAGCAAACAGGGGGCTGCGCGCGCTATTTCCGGTGCATTGACCGACGCAAGGGTCAATGCAGATGAAGTTGGTTACATCAACGCCCACGGAACAGGTACGGCTGCAAATGATAAAACTGAATGCGCTGCAGTCGCTGATGTTTTTGGTCCACATGCAGACCGCCTCATGATGTCGTCGACAAAATCCATGCATGGGCATCTGATCGGCGGAACCGGTGCAGTCGAGTTACTGGCTTGTATCATGGCAATACGAGACGGTGTGATTGCCCCGACCATTGGGTATCAGGAGCCAGATCCCGAATGTGCCTTGGATGTGGTGCCGAATGAAGCACGTGATGCAGAGGTTGACGTTGTTCTTAGCAATGCATTTGCCTTTGGCGGACTTAACGCAGTATTGGCCCTGCGTGGAGTCTAG
- a CDS encoding dihydropteroate synthase, with the protein MTRTVVESKTKTAVLGFDEPFCVIGERINPTGRKKLAAELEAGDFSTVEKDALAQVLAGANILDINAGVVYNSNPNPNETEPPLMAKIVHMVQGLVDVPLCIDSSVPGALEAGLAAAEGRPLLNSVTGEEDRLELVLPLVKKYNVPVVAISNDDTGISEDPDVRFAVAKKIVERAADFGIPAHDIVVDPLVMPIGAMATAGLQVFALVRRLREELGVNTTCGASNVSFGLPNRHGVNNAFLPMAMGAGMTSAIMNPVALPISQKKIAEKKAIVEAAGIILPEGMEDEAFVAMFGMGSTKPHAGSEMTAIRAANLLTNNDPHGGEWIKFNKPPSADGDEGRSRRGGGRRRRG; encoded by the coding sequence ATGACCCGTACTGTAGTAGAATCAAAAACAAAAACCGCGGTCCTTGGTTTTGACGAACCGTTCTGTGTGATCGGTGAACGGATCAATCCCACCGGCCGTAAGAAATTGGCCGCCGAGTTGGAAGCGGGCGACTTTTCGACCGTTGAGAAAGACGCGTTAGCGCAGGTTTTGGCTGGCGCCAATATTCTCGATATCAATGCAGGAGTCGTTTATAACTCTAACCCAAACCCAAACGAGACCGAGCCGCCATTGATGGCCAAGATCGTTCACATGGTTCAGGGTTTGGTTGACGTTCCTCTTTGCATTGATAGCTCGGTGCCTGGTGCACTTGAGGCCGGATTGGCTGCAGCTGAAGGACGGCCTCTGTTGAACTCGGTGACCGGCGAGGAGGACCGGCTGGAGTTGGTTCTGCCTCTGGTCAAGAAATATAACGTGCCTGTGGTTGCGATCTCTAATGACGACACTGGCATTTCCGAGGATCCCGACGTGCGTTTCGCCGTTGCCAAGAAAATTGTCGAACGGGCTGCCGATTTTGGCATCCCCGCCCATGATATCGTGGTTGATCCCCTGGTTATGCCAATCGGCGCTATGGCGACGGCAGGATTGCAAGTGTTTGCTCTGGTCCGTCGTTTGCGCGAAGAGTTGGGAGTGAATACAACCTGTGGCGCCTCCAATGTTTCCTTCGGTTTGCCCAATCGTCATGGCGTCAATAATGCCTTCCTACCGATGGCTATGGGCGCTGGTATGACCAGTGCGATCATGAACCCCGTGGCGCTGCCGATTTCGCAGAAGAAGATTGCCGAGAAGAAAGCGATCGTTGAGGCTGCCGGAATTATTCTTCCCGAAGGTATGGAGGATGAAGCCTTCGTTGCAATGTTTGGCATGGGCTCGACCAAACCACACGCGGGTAGTGAAATGACAGCCATTCGCGCCGCTAACTTACTGACCAACAACGATCCGCATGGAGGGGAATGGATTAAGTTCAACAAACCACCATCTGCGGATGGCGACGAGGGTCGAAGCCGTCGTGGAGGTGGCCGCCGTCGCCGAGGTTAA
- a CDS encoding YihY/virulence factor BrkB family protein encodes MQMSFFHALPAALLSAVQRFNRKQGWVLSSHIAMSMMLALFPFVLFTVALAGAVAGLLSQDVQLEDMVDLVFGSWPQAVAEPIVNELYAVLAASNSKLMTLGGVLALYFASNGVDAVRLAMVQAYRDDDPRPYWKCRLLCISFVILGGAGIMATAFFEFLMPLFARYLADFFPQITIGTGWEDGLNGFLVTVAPLIAVLACHVLLPGHIHKLRHILPGALLTVILWWGASWGFSVYVGGFARYSATYAGLAGAMAALIFLYLNAAILILGAEFNGALMQTLGHEGQEERRTET; translated from the coding sequence ATGCAGATGTCATTTTTCCATGCGTTGCCCGCAGCGCTACTATCTGCGGTACAGCGCTTTAATCGCAAGCAAGGTTGGGTGCTTAGCAGTCATATAGCGATGTCTATGATGCTGGCGTTGTTCCCTTTTGTATTATTTACGGTCGCCTTGGCCGGTGCAGTGGCTGGTTTGCTGTCACAGGATGTGCAGCTTGAAGATATGGTGGATCTTGTTTTTGGGTCCTGGCCGCAGGCAGTAGCGGAACCAATTGTGAATGAACTTTACGCTGTGTTAGCGGCTTCGAATTCCAAGCTCATGACCTTGGGCGGTGTCCTGGCACTGTATTTCGCGTCCAACGGGGTCGATGCTGTTCGTTTGGCTATGGTTCAAGCCTACCGAGACGATGATCCTCGACCATACTGGAAATGCCGTTTGTTGTGTATTTCTTTCGTAATATTAGGCGGGGCAGGGATCATGGCAACGGCGTTCTTCGAGTTTCTCATGCCGCTGTTTGCCCGCTACCTTGCGGACTTTTTTCCGCAGATTACGATTGGGACCGGCTGGGAGGACGGCTTGAACGGTTTTCTGGTGACAGTGGCGCCGCTGATTGCGGTTCTGGCTTGTCACGTTTTGTTGCCGGGTCATATTCACAAACTGCGACACATTCTACCGGGGGCGTTGTTGACTGTAATTTTGTGGTGGGGGGCAAGCTGGGGATTTTCTGTATATGTCGGTGGTTTTGCACGATATTCAGCGACATATGCTGGGCTGGCGGGGGCCATGGCTGCACTTATTTTCCTATATCTCAACGCCGCGATCCTAATTTTAGGTGCAGAATTTAACGGGGCTTTGATGCAGACCCTTGGACATGAGGGCCAGGAAGAAAGGCGTACTGAAACATAG
- a CDS encoding invasion associated locus B family protein: MFKSLTQLSVAAIITFSAPLAAQESNAVTPAETTETEQPETTTEAPNIAGLDLGQPVNAGPQLGDRYSNGKHGDWDLACVKTEAETDPCSILQILSDPNGNPMAEFSMFRINQPGGQAVAAATVIVPLETLLTAALTISVDGAPGKRYNYTYCSPQGCVAQIGLTQTDVDAFKKGGSATLSIRPAPAPDQIIDLKLSLKGFTAGYDVVDIVEP; this comes from the coding sequence ATGTTTAAATCCCTGACTCAGCTTTCGGTTGCCGCAATTATCACGTTTTCAGCCCCATTAGCGGCCCAAGAGAGCAACGCAGTTACTCCAGCCGAAACCACTGAAACAGAGCAGCCGGAAACCACTACTGAAGCCCCTAACATAGCAGGGTTGGATCTTGGCCAACCAGTGAATGCAGGCCCCCAATTGGGTGATCGTTATTCTAACGGCAAACACGGCGACTGGGATCTCGCTTGTGTCAAGACAGAAGCCGAAACTGATCCATGCTCTATCCTCCAAATTTTGTCCGATCCTAACGGAAACCCAATGGCCGAGTTTTCGATGTTCCGGATTAATCAACCAGGGGGCCAAGCCGTTGCAGCCGCAACTGTAATCGTTCCATTGGAAACCCTGCTAACAGCAGCGTTGACTATCTCAGTAGATGGTGCCCCAGGAAAGCGCTACAATTACACCTATTGTAGCCCACAGGGATGCGTTGCACAGATCGGCCTGACACAGACTGACGTTGATGCCTTTAAAAAGGGCGGCTCTGCAACTCTTTCAATACGTCCTGCCCCAGCGCCGGACCAGATCATCGACCTGAAATTGTCGTTGAAGGGCTTTACTGCAGGGTATGACGTTGTAGATATCGTCGAGCCATAA